The following coding sequences are from one Desulfosporosinus orientis DSM 765 window:
- a CDS encoding NAD(P)/FAD-dependent oxidoreductase — protein MNEYQVIVVGGGAAGTMAAGQAAKGGAKVLLLEKKDRLGRKIAISGKGRCNITNVENVSDFISHYPGNGRFLHSILRGFDNGALRDFLADYGVETKVERGGRVFPVSDDAETIVKALAAFLRDTGVRVETGVSVEEFLVDNGHVIGVRGNNQKQYLAPAVILCTGGSSYPGTGSTGDGFRFARQLGHQVITPRPALVPLKTAETWVKEVQGLSLRNVEGSLWVEGKRQGAEFGEMLFTHFGVSGPIILTLSRQAGDALREGKRVELRINLKPALSPEQLDARLQRDFQKYTNKQFKNAIDDLLPQSLIPVAIRLSEINPDKAVHQVSREERRTFLKLLQGLTLTITETLSIEAAIVTAGGVNVKEINPKTMASRCVQGLYWAGEVVDVDGITGGYNLQAAFAMGYRAGKAAAEQL, from the coding sequence ATGAATGAGTATCAAGTGATCGTCGTCGGCGGAGGTGCTGCGGGGACGATGGCTGCCGGGCAAGCCGCCAAAGGAGGAGCTAAGGTTCTCTTACTGGAAAAAAAGGACCGCTTGGGCAGGAAAATAGCCATTTCCGGTAAAGGCCGCTGTAATATAACCAATGTGGAAAATGTTTCGGATTTTATAAGTCATTATCCGGGCAATGGACGTTTTTTACACAGTATCTTAAGGGGCTTTGATAATGGGGCCCTGCGGGATTTTCTTGCTGATTATGGAGTCGAGACAAAAGTAGAACGGGGAGGGCGGGTATTTCCTGTTTCTGATGACGCAGAAACCATTGTTAAAGCCTTAGCAGCTTTTCTGAGGGATACTGGGGTTAGGGTGGAAACGGGAGTGAGCGTGGAGGAATTTCTGGTGGATAATGGTCATGTTATAGGGGTGCGCGGGAATAATCAAAAACAATATCTGGCTCCTGCTGTAATCCTTTGCACGGGAGGTTCTTCCTATCCGGGAACAGGGTCAACAGGGGACGGATTCCGCTTTGCTCGTCAATTAGGCCATCAGGTGATAACTCCTCGTCCTGCTCTGGTACCCCTTAAAACGGCAGAAACCTGGGTGAAGGAAGTGCAGGGACTCTCTTTAAGGAATGTGGAAGGGTCTTTATGGGTTGAGGGAAAAAGGCAGGGTGCAGAATTTGGAGAGATGCTGTTTACTCATTTTGGGGTTTCAGGTCCGATTATTTTGACCTTGAGCCGGCAGGCTGGGGATGCTCTTCGTGAAGGAAAACGGGTGGAACTGAGGATTAACTTAAAACCTGCTCTTTCCCCGGAACAATTGGATGCTCGTTTACAGCGGGATTTCCAAAAATACACCAATAAGCAATTTAAAAACGCCATTGATGATCTCTTACCGCAAAGCTTGATACCGGTGGCAATTCGGCTAAGTGAGATCAATCCCGATAAGGCAGTGCATCAAGTCAGCCGGGAAGAGCGCAGGACTTTTCTTAAGCTGTTGCAGGGTTTAACCTTGACCATTACGGAGACTCTGTCTATAGAGGCTGCCATTGTAACCGCCGGAGGGGTGAATGTTAAGGAGATTAATCCGAAAACCATGGCCTCAAGATGTGTCCAAGGCCTTTATTGGGCAGGCGAGGTTGTGGATGTGGACGGTATAACAGGGGGGTATAATCTTCAAGCGGCTTTTGCCATGGGCTACCGGGCAGGAAAAGCTGCAGCGGAGCAGCTTTAG
- a CDS encoding HutP family protein has protein sequence MAQSKKIALAALKMAMTESREEEIHLKEFYLRNGVKTAAVDYGGEYVNSIRKIVERAIVAAKREGAIHETHGDEGAVAGATREALSQIMNKAIGLNIGGKIGIARQNDHLSVAVFFGIGLLHLDEVAVGLGHRVAPKE, from the coding sequence ATGGCACAAAGCAAAAAAATTGCACTTGCTGCGTTAAAAATGGCTATGACTGAGAGCCGAGAAGAAGAAATACATCTTAAAGAATTCTACCTGCGCAACGGGGTTAAGACTGCAGCCGTTGATTACGGCGGTGAGTATGTGAATTCCATTCGCAAGATTGTGGAGCGGGCAATCGTAGCTGCCAAACGGGAAGGGGCTATTCACGAGACTCATGGCGATGAAGGTGCCGTAGCAGGGGCTACCCGGGAAGCTTTAAGTCAAATTATGAATAAAGCCATTGGTTTAAATATCGGCGGAAAAATCGGTATTGCCCGCCAGAACGATCACTTAAGTGTGGCGGTCTTTTTTGGCATCGGACTCTTGCATTTAGATGAGGTGGCAGTTGGCCTGGGGCATCGTGTTGCCCCCAAGGAATAG
- the aroH gene encoding chorismate mutase has protein sequence MVRGIRGATTVDKNDANEIREATQELLQKMLAENSLCTEDLVSAIFTVTADLNADFPASSARGIGWQLVPLLCATEIPVPGSLPHCIRVLLHANTNCSQKEIRHIFLRNAAMLRKDLLEDDSEAVD, from the coding sequence ATGGTGCGGGGAATACGCGGAGCGACAACGGTGGATAAGAATGATGCTAATGAGATTCGCGAGGCAACTCAAGAACTCTTGCAAAAGATGCTCGCTGAAAATTCACTTTGCACAGAAGACTTGGTCAGTGCTATTTTTACGGTGACGGCGGATTTAAATGCGGATTTTCCGGCTTCCAGTGCACGAGGGATTGGCTGGCAGTTAGTGCCCCTATTGTGTGCCACGGAAATTCCGGTACCCGGGTCACTTCCTCACTGTATTCGAGTGCTCTTGCACGCCAACACTAACTGCAGTCAAAAAGAAATCCGCCACATTTTTTTGCGTAATGCTGCGATGCTGCGCAAAGATCTGCTGGAGGACGACAGTGAGGCTGTGGATTAA